The following DNA comes from Candidatus Nitrosotalea okcheonensis.
TGATCTTGTTGATTGCTTCTTTTGCATCATCTCTTAGAGAATCCTCAAAAAATAGTGCTCCAACAAGTTGTCGGTCTATTGCAAGAAACGTGGCAGTAAGTGCAAACTGTAAAAGATTAACATCTTGCTGTCTTACAATCTGTAAAGTATGACCTGCGTTATCCTTGTATTCATTTACCAAATATTGAAACGAACTTCTTTTTGATTTCAATAATTCTGACATTCTCTGGGACGCATGTTCTGTATCGCCATCATTGATCACCTTGTCTATAAATTCAAGATTACCAAGGCTGATTTGTTGTTGATTGAATATCCTTCTTACTCCCCCTCCTACTGTAACCATGTTGGAAACAGTAGAACGCTCATTTGAAATCAGTATCCCTTCCTGAATTGCTCTCTCCTCCACTGCTCTTGCAAGGGGATGATTGATGTTTTTCTCAATCGTGGCTGCATATTCAAGTATCTTTTTGGGTGTCTCGGAGGGATCCAGAGAGACTACCTGAGAAACGACAGGCTTGCCGTGGGTTAACGTGCCTGTCTTGTCAAAGACCACTATTCCAGCACGGCTTAGATTCTCAATCTGAAGGCCCCCTTTGATGACAATTCCGCGCTTTGAGATTTTGCCTATTGTAGCAAGCAATGCTATCGGAGTTCCAACTGCTAGACCGCATGCACCTGCCACAATAATTACTGAAAGTGTTGATACGATGTTTTGTGTTACAAGATATGTTACAACAGATAGTCCTATTGCAAACTGGATAAGTCGAGTAGCCATTTTATCGCTTAATTTTTGTATCGGAGCCTTTGATGCCTCAGCTTCCTCTACAAGCTGTATTATTTTTGCAAAGGTTGTGTCTGTGGACTTCTTTTCACATCGAATTTCCAACTGTTGTGTCAAATTTATCGTTCCCGCAAATACGTGGTCTCCGATCTTCTTTTCAACTGGAAGGCTTTCTCCGGTTATGCTAGACTGATCAATTGTGGATGAGCCTGAAATTATTACACCGTCAACTGGTATTACGTCTCCTTCTCTTACAATTATTATGTTTCCAACATTTACCTGTTCTA
Coding sequences within:
- a CDS encoding heavy metal translocating P-type ATPase — protein: MSGACEYDPKKAHELAEEPDDKRIEILRIVGIGLVMIFIAWLQIIQPDWIGKIVITITVMIGGYPLFKESLGALRNGRVNMELSMVIAIIASLALFQFLPAIVVTFFAIMSEFIEGFIVKKGRKNIEKLYSLAPRKALVKNDDGQTQSLEIEQVNVGNIIIVREGDVIPVDGVIISGSSTIDQSSITGESLPVEKKIGDHVFAGTINLTQQLEIRCEKKSTDTTFAKIIQLVEEAEASKAPIQKLSDKMATRLIQFAIGLSVVTYLVTQNIVSTLSVIIVAGACGLAVGTPIALLATIGKISKRGIVIKGGLQIENLSRAGIVVFDKTGTLTHGKPVVSQVVSLDPSETPKKILEYAATIEKNINHPLARAVEERAIQEGILISNERSTVSNMVTVGGGVRRIFNQQQISLGNLEFIDKVINDGDTEHASQRMSELLKSKRSSFQYLVNEYKDNAGHTLQIVRQQDVNLLQFALTATFLAIDRQLVGALFFEDSLRDDAKEAINKIKKMNIKVVMLTGDNEKIAKRIAEEVGIDEYYAELLPQDKVSKIEDIVKTHGKDKMVVMVGDGVNDAPALAKAHIGIAMGKTGTDVAIETADVVLMSEDLMKIPYLIKNSRQSIFAIKQNYFGTLSVDGFGFVLAFTGHINPLLAAAIHVSSELVFMVNSARLILDKQFTGAKP